One window from the genome of Synechococcus sp. PROS-7-1 encodes:
- the ahcY gene encoding adenosylhomocysteinase, with amino-acid sequence MVATPSATTGLQVAQDYVIADINQAEFGRKELDIAETEMPGLMALREKYGSEKPLKGARIAGSLHMTIQTACLIETLVELGAEVRWASCNIFSTQDHAAAAMAARDIPVFAVKGETLEEYWDYTHRILEWSDGGSPNMILDDGGDATGLVMLGSKAEQDITVLDNPGNEEETFLFASIKKKLAQDPSFYSRTKAQIQGVTEETTTGVARLYKMQKSGELPFPAINVNDSVTKSKFDNLYGCRESLVDSIKRATDVMVAGKQALVMGYGDVGKGSAQSLRGLGATVCIAEVDPICALQAAMEGYRVVRLEDVVEEMDIFVTATGNYQVIRNEHLKRMKDEAIVCNIGHFDNEIDVASLKEYEWENIKPQVDHITLPSGNRIILLAEGRLVNLGCATGHPSFVMSNSFTNQVLAQIELFTKGNEYGKEVYVLPKHLDEMVARLHLNRIGAKLTELSKDQADYINVPVEGPYKPDHYRY; translated from the coding sequence ATGGTGGCAACACCCTCGGCAACGACCGGCCTGCAGGTCGCACAGGACTACGTCATCGCGGACATCAATCAGGCGGAGTTCGGCCGGAAGGAGCTGGACATCGCCGAAACCGAGATGCCCGGCCTGATGGCCCTGCGTGAGAAGTACGGCAGTGAGAAACCGCTGAAGGGGGCTCGCATCGCCGGCTCCCTGCACATGACCATTCAGACCGCCTGTCTGATCGAGACTCTGGTGGAGCTTGGTGCTGAGGTGCGCTGGGCCTCTTGCAACATCTTTTCCACCCAGGATCATGCGGCGGCCGCCATGGCTGCCCGTGATATCCCGGTGTTCGCCGTCAAGGGCGAGACCCTCGAGGAGTACTGGGATTACACCCACCGCATCCTTGAGTGGAGCGACGGTGGCTCCCCCAACATGATCCTGGATGACGGCGGCGATGCCACCGGTCTGGTGATGCTGGGCAGCAAGGCCGAGCAGGACATCACCGTGCTCGATAACCCTGGCAATGAGGAAGAAACGTTCCTGTTCGCTTCGATCAAAAAGAAGCTTGCCCAGGATCCCAGCTTCTACAGCCGCACCAAGGCTCAGATTCAGGGCGTGACTGAGGAGACCACCACAGGTGTGGCCCGTCTTTACAAGATGCAGAAGAGCGGCGAGCTGCCCTTCCCGGCCATCAACGTGAACGACTCGGTGACCAAGAGCAAGTTCGACAACCTCTACGGCTGCCGCGAGTCGCTGGTGGACAGCATCAAGCGCGCCACCGATGTGATGGTGGCCGGTAAGCAGGCTCTCGTGATGGGCTACGGCGATGTGGGCAAGGGCTCAGCCCAGTCCCTGCGCGGTCTTGGCGCCACCGTGTGCATCGCTGAAGTGGATCCGATCTGTGCCCTGCAGGCGGCCATGGAGGGCTACCGCGTGGTCCGTCTCGAGGACGTGGTGGAGGAGATGGACATCTTCGTGACCGCCACCGGCAACTACCAGGTGATCCGCAACGAGCACCTCAAGCGAATGAAGGACGAGGCCATCGTCTGCAACATCGGCCACTTCGACAACGAGATCGATGTCGCGTCCCTCAAGGAGTACGAGTGGGAGAACATCAAGCCCCAGGTGGACCACATCACCCTGCCCAGCGGCAACCGGATCATCCTGTTGGCTGAAGGCCGTCTGGTGAATCTCGGCTGCGCCACCGGGCACCCCAGCTTCGTGATGAGCAACTCCTTCACCAACCAGGTGCTGGCTCAGATCGAGCTGTTCACCAAGGGCAACGAGTACGGCAAGGAGGTGTATGTACTGCCGAAGCACCTCGATGAGATGGTGGCCCGTCTGCACCTCAATCGCATCGGCGCCAAGCTCACCGAGCTGAGCAAGGATCAGGCCGATTACATCAACGTGCCGGTGGAGGGTCCGTACAAGCCCGACCACTACCGCTACTGA
- a CDS encoding DedA family protein, which yields MGLSEFVTQLPEWIGQAVAANPWAGYGAIFAAMFLENLFPPIPSELIMPLGGFYVQQGQLQFIPVVLAGLLGTVIGALPWYGIGRLINEERIEQWLGRHGRWIGISPEELARSRRWFSRYGTALVFWGRLVPGIRTLISVPAGIELMPLTPFLIWTTAGSLIWTLLLTIAGMVLGEGYSNVELWIEPVSKLIKVLLVIAVIAGGIWLGLRVWRRRNAAD from the coding sequence ATGGGGCTTTCTGAATTCGTCACCCAGCTGCCGGAATGGATCGGTCAGGCCGTTGCCGCCAATCCCTGGGCTGGGTATGGAGCGATCTTTGCGGCCATGTTCCTCGAGAACCTGTTTCCGCCCATTCCCTCCGAACTGATCATGCCCCTCGGGGGCTTCTATGTGCAGCAGGGCCAGCTGCAGTTCATTCCCGTGGTGCTTGCCGGTCTTCTGGGCACCGTGATTGGTGCACTGCCTTGGTATGGCATCGGCAGGCTGATCAATGAGGAGCGCATCGAGCAATGGCTCGGGCGCCATGGCCGCTGGATTGGCATCAGCCCGGAAGAACTGGCGCGCAGCCGGCGCTGGTTCAGCCGTTACGGCACGGCCCTGGTGTTCTGGGGTCGCCTGGTTCCAGGCATCCGCACCCTGATTTCCGTTCCGGCAGGCATTGAGCTGATGCCGCTGACGCCCTTTCTGATCTGGACCACGGCCGGAAGTCTGATCTGGACCCTGTTGCTCACCATTGCCGGCATGGTGCTGGGCGAGGGCTACAGCAATGTGGAGCTCTGGATCGAGCCGGTCAGCAAGCTCATCAAGGTGCTGCTGGTGATCGCAGTGATCGCTGGCGGTATCTGGCTTGGCCTCAGGGTCTGGCGGCGCCGCAACGCCGCCGATTGA
- a CDS encoding single-stranded DNA-binding protein, with the protein MGVNSVTLVGRAGRDPEVRYFESGSMVANLTIAVNRRSRDDEPDWFNLEIWGKQAQVAADYVKKGSLLGIIGSFKLDRWTDRNSGEERSKPVVRVDRLELLGSKRDSEAAAGGGSFGGGSASDEDVPF; encoded by the coding sequence ATGGGAGTCAATTCCGTGACCCTGGTCGGCCGTGCCGGCCGCGACCCCGAAGTCCGCTATTTCGAATCGGGCAGCATGGTCGCCAACCTCACCATCGCGGTGAATCGCCGCAGCCGCGACGATGAGCCCGATTGGTTCAATCTGGAGATCTGGGGCAAGCAGGCCCAGGTGGCCGCCGATTACGTGAAAAAAGGGTCCCTTCTTGGGATCATCGGCAGCTTCAAGCTCGACCGCTGGACCGATCGCAACAGCGGTGAGGAGCGCAGCAAACCCGTGGTGCGCGTCGATCGGCTTGAGCTGCTTGGATCCAAACGAGACAGCGAAGCAGCCGCTGGTGGCGGCAGCTTCGGTGGCGGCAGCGCCAGCGACGAGGACGTTCCCTTCTGA
- a CDS encoding rod shape-determining protein, with translation MLFRRFQLSRDIGIDLGTANTLIYVSGKGIVLQEPSVVALDLERGATLAVGDEAKLMLGRTPGNIRAVRPLRDGVIADFDAAEQMLKTFIQKGNEGRGIVAPRLVVGIPSGVTGVERRAVREAGLAGAREVHLIDEPVAAAIGAGLPVTEPVGTMIVDIGGGTTEVAVLSLGGTVLSESVRVAGDEISDAIGVYLKKVHNLVVGERTAEDIKIRIGSAFPDNEFDQTVMDVRGLHLLSGLPRTIQLQAGDLREAIAEPLNVIVEAVKRTLERTPPELAADIVDRGIMLAGGGALVRGISDLISHETGIFTHIAEEPLLCVVKGCGQVLEDYKRLQRVLDTPEFVRAAAAV, from the coding sequence GTGCTCTTCCGTCGCTTCCAACTCTCCCGCGACATCGGCATCGACCTCGGCACCGCCAACACCCTGATTTACGTTTCAGGCAAGGGCATCGTGTTGCAGGAACCTTCCGTGGTGGCGCTCGATCTCGAGCGGGGTGCCACCCTCGCTGTGGGCGATGAGGCCAAGCTGATGCTCGGGCGCACCCCAGGCAATATCCGTGCTGTGCGCCCGCTACGCGACGGTGTGATCGCCGACTTCGACGCCGCTGAGCAAATGCTCAAAACCTTTATTCAGAAGGGCAATGAGGGGCGCGGCATCGTGGCCCCCCGGCTGGTGGTCGGTATTCCCAGCGGTGTCACCGGGGTGGAGCGCCGCGCCGTTCGTGAGGCGGGTCTCGCTGGTGCCAGGGAAGTGCATTTGATCGATGAGCCGGTGGCGGCCGCGATCGGAGCCGGCCTGCCGGTCACCGAGCCCGTCGGCACCATGATTGTGGACATTGGCGGTGGTACCACTGAGGTGGCTGTTCTCAGCCTGGGCGGCACCGTGCTGAGCGAGTCGGTGCGGGTGGCTGGCGATGAAATCAGCGATGCCATCGGTGTTTATCTGAAGAAGGTTCACAACCTGGTGGTGGGTGAACGCACCGCTGAAGACATCAAGATTCGGATCGGTTCGGCCTTCCCCGACAACGAGTTCGACCAGACCGTGATGGATGTGCGTGGCCTGCACCTGCTCTCCGGTCTCCCGCGCACGATTCAATTGCAGGCCGGTGATCTGCGCGAAGCGATTGCCGAGCCTCTGAATGTGATCGTGGAAGCGGTCAAGCGCACGCTGGAGCGCACCCCTCCTGAGCTCGCTGCCGACATCGTGGATCGCGGCATCATGCTGGCTGGAGGCGGGGCACTGGTGCGCGGCATTAGCGACCTGATCAGCCATGAAACCGGCATCTTCACCCACATCGCCGAGGAGCCCCTGCTCTGCGTGGTGAAGGGGTGTGGGCAGGTGCTTGAGGATTACAAGCGTCTGCAGCGTGTGCTGGACACCCCTGAGTTCGTGCGCGCCGCTGCTGCCGTCTGA
- the mreC gene encoding rod shape-determining protein MreC, with translation MGLSQWPQGSRLRSFQRLWPWFILLAVLGLVRLSKGAGFADAFALLSRPFWPGSAQREWIQSAARQNDASRLELLEQDNARLRGLLELDQLSTGDRVQAAVISRTPSGWWQQLELGKGSFDGIAKDDAVIGPGGLIGRVQSVTPATSRVRLLTAPGSRIGVWLPRTRQHGLLAGLGTARPQLQFLDKDVQVRPGDLVSTSPASTLLPPNLPVAVVQSVNLRGVPAPTALVQLIAPPDAIDWVQVQVR, from the coding sequence ATGGGGTTGTCCCAGTGGCCTCAGGGGTCCCGACTGCGCTCTTTTCAGCGGCTGTGGCCCTGGTTCATCCTCCTGGCGGTTCTCGGGCTGGTGCGGCTGAGCAAGGGCGCCGGGTTTGCAGATGCTTTTGCTCTGCTCAGCCGGCCTTTCTGGCCGGGGTCCGCGCAGCGGGAGTGGATTCAGTCCGCCGCTCGCCAGAACGACGCGTCTCGGCTGGAATTGTTGGAGCAGGACAATGCGCGGCTGCGCGGGCTGCTCGAGCTTGATCAGCTGTCCACAGGTGATCGGGTGCAGGCGGCCGTGATTTCGCGCACGCCATCGGGCTGGTGGCAGCAACTGGAGCTTGGGAAAGGCTCCTTCGATGGCATTGCCAAGGATGATGCGGTGATTGGCCCCGGTGGGTTGATCGGTCGCGTTCAGAGCGTGACGCCGGCTACCAGTCGGGTGCGTTTGCTGACGGCACCGGGGAGCCGTATCGGCGTCTGGTTGCCGAGAACCCGTCAGCATGGCCTGCTGGCAGGTCTGGGTACTGCTCGGCCCCAGCTGCAGTTTCTGGACAAAGATGTGCAGGTGCGGCCCGGTGATCTGGTGAGCACATCCCCGGCCAGCACCCTGCTTCCCCCCAACCTGCCGGTGGCCGTGGTGCAGTCCGTCAATCTCCGCGGCGTTCCCGCGCCCACCGCCCTTGTGCAGTTGATTGCGCCGCCCGATGCCATCGACTGGGTGCAGGTGCAGGTGCGCTGA
- a CDS encoding rod shape-determining protein MreD — protein sequence MARLHRQPICVASALLVPLLQLVAPSWLALDGVGPSWAMLWLLPWALVDGPVSGGMAGAALGLVLDGLSLGDVSQVPALVLMGWWWGRLGRRGAPIQRSLSIGLLAWIGTLVLGLSLWLQLLVLGSSEPMLQAWALHTTLAQALITGLLAPMVGSWQLLLWRRRAPA from the coding sequence ATGGCTCGCTTGCACCGTCAACCGATTTGCGTGGCATCCGCTCTCCTGGTCCCCCTGCTCCAGCTGGTTGCTCCCTCCTGGCTGGCGCTGGATGGGGTCGGGCCCAGCTGGGCGATGCTCTGGTTGCTGCCCTGGGCACTTGTTGATGGCCCGGTGTCGGGGGGGATGGCAGGCGCGGCCCTCGGTCTGGTGCTCGACGGCCTCAGCCTGGGTGATGTCAGCCAGGTGCCTGCGCTTGTGCTGATGGGATGGTGGTGGGGCCGCCTGGGCCGTCGCGGTGCCCCGATTCAGCGCAGTCTCAGCATCGGCTTGCTCGCTTGGATCGGCACCCTGGTGCTGGGTTTGAGCCTCTGGTTGCAGCTGCTGGTGCTGGGTTCGTCTGAGCCGATGCTTCAGGCCTGGGCCCTGCACACCACCCTGGCTCAAGCGTTGATCACTGGACTGTTGGCGCCGATGGTCGGATCCTGGCAACTGCTCCTCTGGCGACGCCGCGCACCTGCATGA